ATCGACTTGGCAATAGAAGCATATAGAAAGAATGGAAGGCCTCTCAAAATTTTAGGAAGTGGTCAAGAATATAAGAAACTTATAAAAAACCTTCCTCCAAATGTGGAGATACTTCCTCATAGGCCAAGAAACGAAGTGCAAGAGTATATGGCTAAAGCAAAGACATTCATTTTTCCCGGAATGGAAGATTTCGGGATCGCACCTGTCGAGGCCCAGGGGTATTGTACACCTGTTCTGGCTTATGCGAAAGGTGGAGCTTTGGAAACAGTGGTCTCAGGAAAGACCGGGCTATTCTTCAGAGAACAAACAGTTGAGGCATTGAATGCTGCCTTACAGGAATCAGACCGAAAAGAGTGGAAATCTAAGGACTTTCAGGCCTCGGTAAACCGTTTTACAGAGGAAAAATTCATCATCCAAATCCAAAAGACGGTCGAGACTATAAACAAGAACTCTGGAAAAAGGAGGGGCGTTTGATTACTTTGCATAGATTAAAAGGAAATGAATTCGTTCTAAACGCCTCTCATATTGAATGTATCGAGGCAAATCCGGATACTACGATCACTTTGTCTAATGATAGAAAATATGTGGTCCAGGAAAGTATACCCGAAGTGATCGAAAAAATTTTGGAGTTCAAAAAACGAGTGCTGGTGTTTCCTTTGGGTTCCGCGCCGGATCAATTTAAGAGGGCAGATTAAACTACAATGGATATAGCTACAATCATAGGTTTCGGCTCTGCAGTCGTAGTATTCGCTTTCGGGATTCTTTCCGCCGGTTTGAACCCGATCGATATCGTGGACGTACCTTCCGTATTGATCACATTCGGAGGAGCTACCGCTTGTACAGTGATGGCGGTCCCTTGGCAGAATACCCTGGAATTAGGCAAGGTAACTCGTAAGGCTTTTAGAGAAGAAAAAAGCGATCTCATCGGACTTATTAAAACATTAGTTTCCTTCTCCGAGAAAGCAAGGAGAGAAGGTCTACTCGCGTTAGAAGACGACGTGAACGAACTTCCTGAGGAATTTTTAAGAAAGGGAATTACCCTGGTTGTGGACGGAACCGACCCGGAGCTTGTTCGGAATATTATGGAAACCGAAATGAGCAATATTGCTTCTAGACACGGTGCCGGAAAAGCTTGGTGGGAAAACTGGGGAGCACTTGCTCCAGCATTCGGGATGATCGGAACTCTGATCGGACTCGTTCAGATGTTAAAGAACCTTGGATCCGGAGACGCGAGTGCGATCGGAACAGGGATGGCAGCCGCTTTGATCACCACATTATACGGATCTATGGGAGCAAACATGATCGCTATCCCTATCATGAAAAAACTCATGCGTAAATCCGAAGACGAACTATTAGTAAGACAGATCATGATAGAAGGTACACTCTCCATTCAATCAGGAGACAACCCTCGTATCGTGAAAGACAAGCTCGCAAGTTATCTGCCACCTGGCGAACGCGGCGTATTAAAAGACGAAAACGACTAAGATTTATTTCGGAAGAAGAATATGGCAAAACAGAAATGTCCAGAGTGTATCCAGAATATTCCAGAGTACATGCTTACTTATGGAGACATGGTTACACTTCTTCTTTGCTTCTTCATCATGTTATATCGTACAGGTAAGACGAATGCGATAGAGATGCAGATCATTCTATCCGCGTTCAAGACCACTACCGGATTTTTTGACGGTGGGCAAACTCTTTCCAAAGGAAAATTGGAAGAGATGGGAATGAATATAGAAAGTCTTCCTTCCATGACTACTGGAAAGGCGCTTTCTAAATCCAAGAAGACCGCTACAGAATTATTCAAACCTGAGATAGAAGCAGGAAAAGTGCGAGTAACGGAAGACGAAAGAGGTCTTGTGATCAGTTTAGTAGGAGCCGATTATTTTAATCCAGGCTCTGCTATTTTGCAGGAACCGATCAAAAGTACTCTCAAAAAAGCCAGCGGACTCATTAAGGGACTCGAAAGATTTGTAAGGGTAGAAGGTCACTGCGATGCAGATGCAGTACTTCCCGGCGCAAATCCAAACAGGGAAGAAAGAACTTACTTAAACAACTGGGACCTAGCGGGAGCAAGAGCGATCAACTCCACGGATTATATCGTTGGAGTAGGAAAGTTGGATCCAAGTTGGTTCCAGGCTGTGAGTTTCGGATCTTATAGACCTTTGGTTGTGGAGAACTTAGGGTCTCCGGAAGCAAAGGCATTCAATAGAAGAATTGATATCGTAATTTTAACGGAAAAATCCACCAAACGTGGTGATTACGAATCCAACTTCGGCCTACCAAAGAGCCGTGTTCCGGGTTCGGAAACTTCCACTGAAAGTGGATTATAGAAGAGTAAAAGGAGAATACCCATGGGCGATCCCGAAATAGACGAGGAAGAAGGCGGTTTACCTGCGGCGGATGCCGGCGCCGGCTCGTCTCCGCTCATCAAATGGCTGATCTATATTGCCGGTGCCGTATTCGGAATTATCATAGTTGTACTTGTTTCCATGTTTGTTGCGAAACAAGCGGCGACTAGCACTTTCCGTGAAATGAAAAACGTTGCCTTAGTAAAACCTCCTCCGCCACTCATGACTTTCCAATTCCAGGAAGAGTTCAGGATCAATACTGCGGACAAGGGAGAAACTCACTTCGTAAAGATGAAATTATCTTTCGGAGTTGCGAGAGACGATGCTAAGATCACTGCGGAACTTGCGGAAAGGATCGCTCAGATGAGAGACTTGGTCAACCTAATCATAGGAAGAAAAACCAAGGATGATCTAATCGATGTAGAAGATCAGTTAGATCTAAGAGAAGAGATCAAGGCTCAGATCAATCATATTCTCTCCGACGGAAAAATCCAAGAAGTTTACTTCACAGAATTTATCGTCAACTGATGACAAAACCGAAAATCTTAGGGGTTATACCCGCAAGATATGGAA
This window of the Leptospira andrefontaineae genome carries:
- a CDS encoding flagellar FlbD family protein, which produces MITLHRLKGNEFVLNASHIECIEANPDTTITLSNDRKYVVQESIPEVIEKILEFKKRVLVFPLGSAPDQFKRAD
- a CDS encoding motility protein A — its product is MDIATIIGFGSAVVVFAFGILSAGLNPIDIVDVPSVLITFGGATACTVMAVPWQNTLELGKVTRKAFREEKSDLIGLIKTLVSFSEKARREGLLALEDDVNELPEEFLRKGITLVVDGTDPELVRNIMETEMSNIASRHGAGKAWWENWGALAPAFGMIGTLIGLVQMLKNLGSGDASAIGTGMAAALITTLYGSMGANMIAIPIMKKLMRKSEDELLVRQIMIEGTLSIQSGDNPRIVKDKLASYLPPGERGVLKDEND
- the motB gene encoding flagellar motor protein MotB, yielding MAKQKCPECIQNIPEYMLTYGDMVTLLLCFFIMLYRTGKTNAIEMQIILSAFKTTTGFFDGGQTLSKGKLEEMGMNIESLPSMTTGKALSKSKKTATELFKPEIEAGKVRVTEDERGLVISLVGADYFNPGSAILQEPIKSTLKKASGLIKGLERFVRVEGHCDADAVLPGANPNREERTYLNNWDLAGARAINSTDYIVGVGKLDPSWFQAVSFGSYRPLVVENLGSPEAKAFNRRIDIVILTEKSTKRGDYESNFGLPKSRVPGSETSTESGL
- a CDS encoding flagellar basal body-associated FliL family protein; the protein is MGDPEIDEEEGGLPAADAGAGSSPLIKWLIYIAGAVFGIIIVVLVSMFVAKQAATSTFREMKNVALVKPPPPLMTFQFQEEFRINTADKGETHFVKMKLSFGVARDDAKITAELAERIAQMRDLVNLIIGRKTKDDLIDVEDQLDLREEIKAQINHILSDGKIQEVYFTEFIVN